The Anopheles merus strain MAF chromosome 2L, AmerM5.1, whole genome shotgun sequence genome has a segment encoding these proteins:
- the LOC121592533 gene encoding uncharacterized protein LOC121592533 isoform X1 yields MLTNRAFRVLTYLFGSINIFFVLVILSMGAEQLLIDWRTAIYELVVPCALNIFFAMCWIIGAGLWRPALIAMFKYFSYIQMALLAAVILYSAYYSYAKGLSSNLVTVMSLLTSLFFLSLMEVLIAIGTERAIAKERNVLRLMHTGQEMSDWSHT; encoded by the exons ATGCTGACGAATCGAGCGTTCCGTGTCCTTACCTACCTGTTCGGTAGCATAAACATATTCTTCGTGCTGGTCATACTGAGCATGGGTGCCGAACAGCTGCTAATTGACT GGCGAACGGCAATCTACGAGCTCGTGGTACCGTGTGCCTTAAACATCTTCTTCGCCATGTGCTGGATCATTGGGGCGGGCCTGTGGCGTCCGGCCCTAATCGCCATGTTCAAGTACTTCTCCTACATCCAGATGGCACTGCTGGCGGCCGTCATCCTGTACTCTGCGTACTACAGCTACGCCAAAGGGCTTTCCTCCAATCTGGTCACCGTGATGTCGCTGCTGACTTCCCTGTTCT TCCTTTCCCTGATGGAAGTACTGATAgcgatcggaacggaacgtgCCATAGCGAAGGAGCGGAATGTGCTGCGGCTGATGCACACCGGGCAGGAAATGTCCGACTGGAGTCACACGTAG
- the LOC121592533 gene encoding uncharacterized protein LOC121592533 isoform X2 has translation MTIGKVLCVLIASVNLVAMAYTVYSIMHYLDEQPLLEIFISPCLANMVLAVLLVIGIATQEISLIRLFKIFLYAQLVFALLMVVYGHRFFETVKLPVMVKAYFSIMFLVCAVELVIVSSTIENLRKRLNPAEGLVVYMPVGQPA, from the exons ATGACCATTGGCAAAGTACTCTGCGTGCTGATCGCCTCAGTGAACCTGGTCGCAATGGCGTACACCGTGTACTCGATCATGCACTACTTGGATGAGCAGC CGCTGCTCGAAATCTTCATCTCACCGTGTCTCGCCAACATGGTACTGGCCGTGCTGCTAGTTATAGGAATCGCAACG CAAGAAATCTCTCTCATAAGGCTGTTCAAAATATTCCTCTACGCTCAGCTCGTGTTCGCCCTGCTGATGGTGGTTTACGGTCATCGGTTTTTCGAAACCGTCAAACTGCCGGTGATGGTGAAGGCGTACTTCAGTATTATGTTCC TCGTTTGTGCCGTAGAGCTCGTAATAGTGTCCTCCACAATCGAGAACCTGCGGAAAAGGCTCAACCCGGCGGAAGGACTGGTCGTGTACATGCCCGTAGGACAGCCCGCCTAA
- the LOC121592535 gene encoding uncharacterized protein LOC121592535 — protein MSTNKIHKVFLYSLAISLIAIFITLASKVFPIANLPLSTNLIIVGTCLANFASVIALIIGIVTRRPRLVKIVKIFSYVQLGAIFVLICLAAALLYFVRVDVEHTVEPVVRQKS, from the exons ATGTCCACCAACAAAATACACAAGGTGTTTCTGTACAGCTTGGCCATCTCGCTGATAGCCATCTTCATAACGCTCGCCAGCAAAGTGTTCCCGATCGCCAATCTGCCGCTGA gcaCAAATCTCATCATCGTCGGCACCTGTCTCGCCAACTTTGCCTCCGTCATAGCGCTCATCATCGGGATAGTAACG CGCCGGCCCCGACTGGTGAAGATCGTTAAAATCTTCAGCTACGTACAGCTGGGTGCTATTTTCGTACTGATCTGCCTTGCCGCCGCCCTGCTCTACTTCGTCCGGGTGGACGTGGAGCACACCGTCGAGCCGGTCGTGCGACAAAAATCGTGA